A single genomic interval of Deltaproteobacteria bacterium harbors:
- a CDS encoding protein kinase, with protein MQSLVGSTVGGYRLVRGLGTGPQGQTYAAEDQGGRAAAVKVLHGPLCLVTQIEAYWAQQQALADLAHPHLSVPSVGAWASNGRFFVARELWPGMDLHEVLSRRARLPASQVLLMAGQVCLALEAVHARGYAHGALKPRNILLVTRGRDGTRPSTRLADFGTAFLLPGAPAAPDQAGSAAFADPAYLAPEQFEGRGGTASDIFALGVICCEAISGRRPWVGSFEQIAGAHARAERELPPNVPPGFDAILARALAHRPEDRFRSVGELRSALEAWAATKPSALEEPPLDLLSKENGPSGVAHGQDRSPEDTVRVSLEDLSKVIEQRVVSDFFGEAVTNPRAKESATVGTTEKREELMPAMAGSEGKRSEEEELAALAEQAAAPLRSARKSGPAEAVPSATRSGAGTKSSPAPVVEAFVDENDEVVELPQERSVRAFVAKLSPTIPPTEARAAKAANGESLDAALDRFVIEAKSWSNALPRTAFEDQQLAELARIPVAAPATPPPGAAMPTPAASAAPMTPAGTAPAVEASATAKSSPSVAPPSRVTAAPPLAATVATDRVPAVTATLPSQSPRRSLLGVVLISFLLGGGLVLLGVKLLMKSPEPPATPSAGTSAAASPSTAPAPKEGTGNAPAPAAAGSPSAGTATPAPGTAAPAAAGSAGETGGAATGAADATAPAPAAEGTAKAAATAPEEKPEAKPDAKEASAEGSAAAEGAPPAPKTEEAAPPKAKVAKVRKPRRAAAPRPAAVKKPAAKAKKGSGDWVDPFSQ; from the coding sequence GTGCAGTCGCTCGTCGGGAGCACAGTCGGCGGATATCGCCTGGTCCGGGGGCTCGGTACGGGCCCTCAAGGCCAGACCTACGCGGCCGAAGATCAAGGGGGCCGCGCCGCCGCGGTGAAGGTCCTCCACGGCCCGCTCTGTCTGGTGACGCAGATCGAGGCCTACTGGGCGCAGCAGCAGGCGCTGGCCGACCTGGCGCACCCGCACCTTTCGGTCCCCTCCGTCGGGGCGTGGGCCAGCAACGGGCGCTTCTTCGTGGCGCGCGAGCTGTGGCCCGGCATGGACCTGCACGAGGTTCTCTCCCGGCGCGCGCGCCTGCCGGCCAGCCAGGTGCTCCTCATGGCCGGTCAGGTCTGTCTGGCGCTCGAGGCCGTGCACGCTCGTGGGTACGCGCACGGGGCCTTGAAGCCGCGGAACATCCTGCTCGTCACGCGAGGCCGGGACGGAACGCGCCCCTCCACGCGCCTCGCGGACTTCGGCACGGCGTTCCTCCTCCCCGGCGCCCCCGCAGCGCCCGACCAGGCCGGATCGGCCGCCTTCGCGGACCCGGCCTATCTGGCCCCCGAGCAATTCGAAGGACGGGGTGGCACCGCCTCCGACATCTTCGCCCTGGGCGTGATATGCTGCGAGGCGATCAGCGGGCGTCGGCCATGGGTGGGCAGCTTCGAACAGATCGCGGGGGCGCACGCACGCGCCGAACGGGAACTCCCCCCCAACGTGCCGCCCGGGTTCGACGCGATCCTCGCGCGGGCCCTGGCGCATCGGCCGGAGGACCGGTTCCGCAGCGTCGGCGAGCTCCGCAGCGCGCTGGAGGCCTGGGCAGCCACGAAGCCATCTGCGCTGGAAGAGCCGCCGCTGGACCTGCTCTCCAAGGAAAACGGGCCTAGCGGTGTCGCTCATGGACAGGACCGATCCCCGGAGGACACGGTCAGGGTTTCCCTAGAGGATCTGTCGAAGGTCATCGAACAACGGGTGGTCTCGGATTTTTTCGGCGAAGCCGTGACCAATCCACGCGCAAAGGAGTCCGCGACGGTGGGCACGACGGAAAAAAGAGAGGAGCTCATGCCGGCGATGGCGGGTAGCGAGGGAAAACGTTCGGAAGAGGAAGAGCTCGCCGCCCTGGCCGAACAGGCCGCTGCGCCGCTGCGGAGCGCGCGCAAGTCGGGGCCAGCCGAGGCCGTGCCGTCCGCAACGCGCTCTGGAGCCGGCACCAAGTCCAGCCCCGCCCCGGTAGTGGAGGCGTTCGTCGACGAGAACGACGAGGTGGTGGAGCTTCCGCAGGAGCGCTCCGTGCGCGCGTTCGTCGCGAAGCTCTCCCCAACCATCCCCCCGACCGAGGCCCGGGCGGCCAAGGCCGCCAACGGGGAGTCCCTCGACGCAGCCCTCGACCGGTTCGTCATCGAGGCCAAGTCCTGGAGCAACGCGCTGCCGCGGACCGCCTTTGAGGATCAGCAACTGGCGGAGCTGGCGCGCATCCCCGTGGCCGCCCCCGCTACGCCCCCGCCGGGAGCCGCCATGCCGACGCCCGCCGCGAGCGCAGCTCCGATGACGCCCGCCGGCACCGCGCCGGCCGTGGAAGCTTCGGCGACGGCGAAGAGCTCCCCGTCCGTGGCTCCCCCGAGCCGCGTCACGGCCGCTCCGCCCCTCGCCGCGACGGTCGCCACGGACCGCGTCCCGGCCGTGACCGCGACCCTCCCTTCGCAATCGCCTCGCCGTTCCCTGCTGGGAGTGGTGCTGATCTCGTTTCTCCTCGGTGGAGGTCTGGTCCTGCTCGGCGTGAAGCTCCTCATGAAGTCCCCGGAGCCGCCGGCCACTCCGTCCGCGGGGACGAGCGCCGCGGCGTCGCCCTCGACCGCGCCGGCTCCCAAGGAGGGAACCGGGAACGCGCCGGCTCCGGCTGCGGCCGGAAGCCCTTCGGCTGGGACAGCGACCCCCGCTCCGGGAACCGCGGCTCCTGCGGCCGCGGGGAGTGCGGGCGAGACCGGCGGTGCCGCAACAGGGGCGGCCGACGCGACGGCCCCCGCCCCCGCCGCAGAGGGAACGGCCAAAGCCGCGGCGACCGCGCCCGAGGAGAAACCGGAGGCCAAGCCCGACGCCAAAGAGGCCTCGGCCGAGGGGAGCGCCGCCGCCGAGGGAGCTCCGCCCGCACCGAAGACCGAGGAGGCGGCCCCCCCGAAGGCCAAGGTCGCCAAGGTCAGAAAGCCGCGCCGCGCCGCGGCCCCTCGCCCCGCCGCTGTCAAAAAGCCGGCCGCGAAGGCGAAAAAAGGTTCCGGCGACTGGGTAGACCCCTTCTCACAATAG
- a CDS encoding PPC domain-containing protein — MLSRPFVSASFALGVVGWLAGCYSPDLGITPFRCAATGQPCPSGYLCDPRTKVCTREDRVVDAAPPDARILSDGEKPSKDGTFYLDGAVIKPSKGCADETSEPNNTAATGTPLLGTGKITDWEICYPGDVDHYAISLKKGQKLTVRVRFVHAKGDLDAALLDPGGNVVRTARGEKDDEEITTPPVPADGNYTLGVEGFGSATNRYDLEIGIE; from the coding sequence ATGCTCTCACGCCCCTTCGTCTCGGCCAGCTTCGCCCTGGGCGTCGTCGGGTGGCTCGCCGGCTGCTACAGCCCGGATCTCGGGATCACCCCGTTCCGCTGCGCCGCCACCGGGCAACCCTGTCCGAGCGGCTACCTCTGCGACCCGCGCACCAAGGTCTGCACGCGAGAGGATCGCGTGGTGGACGCCGCCCCCCCGGACGCCCGGATCCTCTCCGACGGCGAGAAGCCCTCCAAGGACGGCACCTTCTACCTCGACGGGGCGGTGATCAAGCCATCCAAGGGCTGCGCCGACGAGACCAGCGAGCCGAACAACACGGCGGCGACGGGCACCCCGCTCCTCGGCACGGGCAAGATCACCGACTGGGAGATCTGCTACCCGGGAGACGTGGATCACTACGCCATCTCGCTCAAGAAGGGGCAGAAGCTGACGGTGAGGGTGCGCTTCGTGCATGCGAAAGGGGACCTCGACGCCGCCCTGCTCGACCCGGGCGGGAACGTGGTTCGCACGGCCCGTGGAGAGAAGGACGACGAGGAGATCACCACCCCCCCGGTCCCCGCGGACGGGAACTACACTCTCGGGGTGGAGGGCTTCGGCAGCGCGACGAATCGCTACGACCTTGAAATCGGCATCGAGTAG
- a CDS encoding MoxR family ATPase — MSEALATRPAEELVADFRADVRRLKLEVGRVIVGNDAIIDGVLACLLTGGHGLLEGVPGLGKTMLVRTVAQSVDLSFSRIQFTPDLMPADILGTNMIVEDSSGHRKFEFQRGPVFANVVLADEINRATPKTQSAMLEAMQEQRVTIARNTYALEKPFMVLATQNPLEMEGTYPLPEAQLDRFLYKLKVEFPDRDELHAILDRTTSTEEPHAQPALSRNRILEMRDTIRQVPVARLVQDYAIRLLQATHPNRAEAPEAVRKFVRYGSSPRGAQALLLGAKMRALLDGRFSASTDDIRAVAHAALRHRLILNFEGEAEGLSTDSVIDDVLKKLPEEAK; from the coding sequence ATGTCCGAAGCGCTCGCCACGCGGCCAGCAGAGGAGCTCGTAGCCGACTTCCGCGCCGACGTCCGACGGCTGAAGCTCGAGGTTGGGCGCGTGATCGTTGGCAACGACGCCATCATCGACGGGGTGCTCGCCTGCCTCCTCACGGGAGGCCACGGCCTCCTCGAGGGGGTCCCCGGCCTCGGCAAGACGATGCTCGTGCGGACCGTGGCGCAGTCGGTGGACCTCTCCTTCTCGCGCATCCAGTTCACCCCCGACCTGATGCCGGCCGACATCCTCGGGACCAACATGATCGTCGAGGACTCGTCCGGCCACCGGAAGTTCGAGTTCCAGCGCGGGCCAGTCTTCGCGAACGTGGTCCTGGCCGACGAGATCAACCGCGCCACCCCCAAGACGCAGTCCGCGATGCTCGAGGCCATGCAGGAGCAGCGCGTGACCATCGCGCGCAACACCTACGCCCTCGAGAAACCCTTCATGGTCCTCGCCACGCAGAATCCGCTCGAAATGGAGGGGACCTATCCCCTCCCCGAGGCGCAGCTCGACCGCTTCCTCTACAAGCTGAAGGTCGAGTTCCCCGACCGGGACGAGCTCCACGCCATCCTGGACCGAACGACCAGCACCGAGGAACCCCACGCGCAGCCGGCGCTGAGCCGTAACCGCATCCTCGAGATGCGCGACACGATCCGCCAGGTCCCCGTGGCTCGGCTGGTCCAGGACTACGCCATCCGGCTCTTGCAGGCCACGCATCCGAACCGGGCCGAGGCCCCCGAAGCCGTGCGGAAGTTCGTGCGCTACGGGTCGAGCCCCCGCGGCGCCCAGGCGCTCCTCCTCGGGGCCAAGATGCGTGCGCTCCTCGACGGACGCTTTTCCGCCTCGACCGACGACATTCGCGCGGTCGCGCACGCGGCGCTGCGGCACCGCCTCATCCTGAACTTCGAGGGCGAAGCGGAGGGACTGAGCACCGACTCGGTCATCGACGACGTGCTGAAGAAGCTCCCCGAGGAGGCGAAGTAG
- a CDS encoding tetratricopeptide repeat protein gives MRLHLRLLLLPLVLTLCLSAPRAFAQEESDGGSEEDKAAEHFAAGRKLYTQGKYKEAIEELLKAYELRPAPPILLNIGRTYEKVGDKPKALEFYKKFLLKARTVDPNRAQVEKLVKQLEQETGSKGPAAGGAADTPAPTGGAGSPAGEGEAPAPTGKAQLIHTPVDNAKVRQPVTILAELPSQVKADRLWVYFRKAGETEFRRLQMAAQGDAFVAQIAAQHMTSTSLQYYVEAVRTEAKEVVAASTGSKFNPHIIVIEGGRAPIVGQTGPVEIRSPYRLWIWVGAAGTVALLGGGIAMALLASNRSSAVQTLAEDSCKGGCAKDPPVAAPTKPFDERAQGWESEGKAFAATSAVLLSFGIAAAGVTGYLWYRDRKYVREQRANLAAGPRPNVVRFLAAPWASPSGAGFVGRIDF, from the coding sequence ATGCGACTCCACCTGCGTCTCCTGCTGCTCCCCCTGGTGCTCACGCTCTGTCTGTCCGCCCCGCGCGCCTTCGCTCAGGAGGAGAGCGACGGGGGCTCCGAGGAGGACAAGGCCGCGGAGCATTTCGCCGCCGGCCGCAAGCTCTACACGCAAGGAAAGTACAAGGAAGCGATCGAGGAGCTCCTCAAGGCCTACGAGCTCCGCCCCGCTCCCCCGATCCTGCTGAACATCGGGCGCACCTACGAGAAGGTCGGCGACAAGCCGAAGGCCCTCGAGTTCTACAAGAAGTTCCTCTTGAAGGCGCGCACGGTGGACCCCAACCGCGCCCAGGTCGAGAAGCTCGTCAAGCAGCTCGAACAGGAGACGGGAAGCAAGGGGCCGGCAGCCGGCGGAGCCGCCGACACGCCCGCTCCGACAGGTGGCGCCGGGTCGCCCGCGGGCGAAGGAGAGGCCCCTGCCCCGACGGGCAAGGCGCAGCTCATCCACACGCCGGTGGACAACGCGAAGGTGCGGCAGCCGGTGACCATCCTGGCCGAGCTCCCCTCGCAGGTGAAGGCCGATCGGCTGTGGGTCTACTTCCGCAAGGCGGGCGAGACGGAGTTCCGGCGCCTCCAAATGGCGGCGCAAGGGGACGCCTTCGTAGCGCAGATCGCCGCGCAGCACATGACCTCCACCTCGCTGCAGTACTACGTGGAGGCCGTGCGCACCGAGGCGAAGGAAGTCGTGGCGGCGAGCACCGGATCCAAGTTCAACCCGCACATCATCGTGATCGAGGGCGGCCGCGCGCCCATCGTGGGACAGACGGGCCCCGTGGAGATCCGCTCGCCGTACCGCCTGTGGATCTGGGTCGGCGCCGCCGGCACCGTCGCGCTCCTCGGTGGCGGCATCGCCATGGCCCTGCTCGCGAGCAACCGGTCGAGCGCCGTCCAGACGCTCGCCGAGGACAGCTGCAAGGGAGGCTGCGCCAAGGATCCCCCTGTCGCCGCGCCCACGAAGCCCTTCGACGAGCGCGCCCAGGGCTGGGAGAGCGAAGGCAAGGCCTTTGCCGCCACGAGCGCCGTGCTCCTCAGCTTCGGCATCGCGGCCGCGGGCGTCACCGGGTACCTCTGGTACCGCGACCGGAAATACGTCCGCGAACAGCGCGCGAATCTCGCGGCGGGCCCGCGGCCGAACGTCGTGCGCTTCCTCGCGGCGCCGTGGGCCTCACCCAGCGGCGCTGGCTTCGTCGGACGCATCGACTTCTGA
- the pilB gene encoding type IV-A pilus assembly ATPase PilB — protein sequence MSRLGELLVRENLISAQQLQEAQRESSKTGGRLGYSLTRMGYIAEADLTNFLSKQYGVPSINLSEFDIDEDVIALIPKEVAQKHRCIPVNRAGASLIVAMADPANIYAIDDLKFLTGYNIEVVVASDAAVEEAIQRYYDRVNYSEVMEGFDESEIDFSDDSDDMNVVDLEKASGEAPVVRLVNLILINAMKKGASDIHIEPYEKKLRVRYRIDGVLYEEMNPPLKLKNALVSRIKIMSSLDIAERRLPQDGRIKLKLGKGREMDYRVSVLPTMFGEKVVLRLLDKSNLQLDMTKLGFDQKPLDDFMKMIHQPYGMVLVTGPTGSGKTTTLYSAMSELNKTTENISTAEDPIEYNLPGINQVQMHDDIGFNFATALRAFLRQDPDIIMVGEIRDFETAEIAVKAALTGHLVLSTLHTNDAPSTVNRLLNMGIEPFLVTASVNLILAQRLARKVCADCKEETPSNPQSLIDMGMAPEDAASVRIYRGRGCRTCNNTGYKGRLALYEVMTLHEELKEMVLQGASTAELKAEAIRLGMQTLRQAGIKKIIEGITAPEEVLRVSASD from the coding sequence ATGAGCCGCTTGGGTGAACTGCTCGTCCGCGAGAACCTCATTTCCGCGCAGCAGCTTCAGGAGGCCCAGCGCGAGTCCTCCAAGACGGGGGGCCGCCTCGGCTACAGCCTCACGCGGATGGGGTACATCGCCGAAGCGGACCTCACGAACTTTCTGAGCAAGCAGTACGGCGTCCCGTCGATCAATCTGAGCGAGTTCGACATCGACGAGGACGTGATCGCGCTTATCCCGAAGGAGGTGGCGCAGAAGCACCGCTGCATCCCGGTCAACCGCGCCGGCGCCTCCCTGATCGTGGCGATGGCCGACCCGGCCAACATCTACGCCATCGACGACCTCAAGTTCCTCACCGGCTACAACATCGAAGTGGTCGTAGCCTCCGACGCCGCCGTCGAGGAGGCGATCCAGCGCTACTACGACCGGGTCAACTACTCCGAGGTGATGGAGGGCTTCGACGAGTCGGAGATCGACTTCTCCGACGACAGCGACGACATGAACGTCGTCGATCTCGAGAAGGCCTCGGGGGAGGCGCCGGTCGTCCGGCTCGTGAACCTGATCCTCATCAACGCCATGAAGAAGGGGGCCAGCGACATCCACATCGAGCCGTACGAAAAGAAGCTCCGGGTGCGCTACCGCATCGACGGCGTCCTCTACGAGGAGATGAACCCGCCGCTCAAGCTCAAGAACGCGCTTGTCAGTCGCATCAAGATCATGAGCTCGCTCGACATCGCCGAGCGCCGGCTGCCGCAGGACGGGCGCATCAAGCTGAAGCTCGGCAAGGGGCGCGAGATGGACTACCGCGTCTCGGTCCTGCCCACCATGTTCGGCGAGAAGGTCGTGCTTCGACTGCTGGACAAGTCGAACCTGCAGCTCGACATGACGAAGCTCGGCTTCGACCAGAAGCCGCTCGACGACTTCATGAAGATGATCCACCAGCCCTACGGCATGGTGCTCGTCACGGGGCCGACGGGGTCGGGCAAGACGACCACGCTCTATTCGGCCATGTCGGAGCTGAACAAGACCACCGAGAACATCTCCACCGCGGAAGATCCGATCGAGTACAACCTCCCCGGGATCAACCAGGTGCAGATGCACGACGACATCGGGTTCAACTTCGCGACGGCGCTCCGCGCCTTCCTTCGCCAGGACCCCGACATCATCATGGTCGGCGAGATCCGCGACTTCGAGACGGCGGAGATCGCAGTGAAGGCCGCCCTCACCGGGCACCTCGTGCTCTCCACGCTCCACACGAACGACGCCCCGTCGACCGTCAACCGCCTCCTCAACATGGGCATCGAACCCTTCCTCGTCACGGCCTCGGTGAACCTCATCCTCGCCCAGCGCCTCGCAAGGAAGGTCTGCGCCGATTGCAAAGAAGAGACTCCCTCGAACCCGCAGAGTCTCATCGACATGGGCATGGCCCCCGAAGACGCCGCCTCGGTTCGTATCTACCGAGGCCGCGGCTGCCGGACCTGCAACAACACGGGCTACAAGGGGCGCCTGGCGCTCTACGAGGTCATGACGCTCCACGAAGAGCTCAAGGAGATGGTGCTCCAGGGCGCCTCCACCGCCGAGCTCAAGGCCGAAGCGATCCGCCTGGGAATGCAGACGCTGCGCCAGGCGGGCATCAAGAAGATCATCGAAGGCATCACTGCGCCCGAGGAGGTTCTGCGGGTGAGTGCGTCCGACTAA
- a CDS encoding class I SAM-dependent rRNA methyltransferase — protein MRRPQGRGQPEDRRAVPQRREGVVRIPEEVARRVRDGHPWIFEDALQGRRVTVAPPAAVDVVDADGRFVGRAVAGAEGALVLRVFSRERGANLDVAHVRRVVARAAGMRRRLLDLGPESCFRVLGGDAEGLPAVTVDAYGAYLVISLYASVADHWLEPLVAALVAEWRPLGVYVQRRYEAPPAGRARPGATLVAGSAAPPEVAVAEGRLRFAVDVTAPLGTGLFADMRLGRAAVGRLSPGRSVLNCFSYAGAFSVVAAAHGARSVTSVDAASKAHGRARRNLELNGLREDDGRHTFVTGDAFATLARLADRRQRFDLVILDPPTFSTAKGKTFTAIKDYAELTTAALAVLERPGLLFCACNASKVSAVELDRALARGAADAGRDLVAVERVGQPPDFPSVSGFPESNYLKIVVGWAA, from the coding sequence ATGCGTCGCCCCCAAGGAAGAGGACAGCCGGAAGACCGTCGAGCCGTGCCGCAGCGGCGCGAGGGCGTGGTGCGGATACCCGAGGAGGTGGCGCGCCGGGTCCGGGACGGGCATCCGTGGATCTTCGAGGACGCGTTGCAGGGCCGCAGGGTCACGGTGGCGCCTCCGGCGGCGGTGGACGTGGTGGATGCCGACGGCCGGTTCGTCGGACGGGCGGTGGCCGGGGCAGAGGGGGCGCTGGTCCTCCGGGTCTTCTCGCGCGAACGGGGGGCGAACCTGGACGTGGCTCACGTTCGACGCGTGGTCGCGCGGGCCGCGGGGATGCGTCGGCGCCTGCTCGACCTCGGCCCGGAGTCCTGCTTCCGGGTCCTCGGCGGGGATGCCGAGGGCCTTCCTGCGGTGACGGTGGACGCGTACGGGGCCTACCTCGTGATCTCGCTTTACGCTTCGGTGGCGGACCACTGGCTCGAGCCTCTCGTGGCCGCGCTCGTGGCGGAATGGCGGCCGCTCGGCGTTTACGTCCAGCGCCGCTACGAGGCACCGCCCGCCGGGCGTGCACGGCCCGGTGCCACCCTCGTGGCGGGGAGCGCGGCGCCGCCCGAGGTCGCGGTGGCCGAAGGGCGGCTGCGTTTCGCCGTGGACGTGACGGCGCCCCTCGGGACGGGCCTCTTTGCCGACATGCGCCTCGGGCGTGCAGCGGTCGGCCGGCTCTCGCCGGGGCGGTCGGTGCTCAACTGCTTCTCGTACGCCGGGGCGTTCTCGGTGGTGGCTGCGGCGCACGGGGCTCGCTCCGTGACGAGTGTCGACGCGGCGTCCAAGGCGCACGGCCGCGCCCGGCGCAACCTGGAGCTGAACGGGCTCCGCGAGGACGACGGCCGGCACACCTTCGTGACGGGCGACGCCTTCGCCACGCTCGCCCGCCTGGCGGATCGTCGCCAGCGTTTCGATCTCGTGATCCTCGACCCCCCCACCTTCTCGACGGCCAAGGGCAAGACCTTCACGGCCATCAAGGACTATGCGGAGCTGACGACCGCCGCGCTCGCGGTGCTCGAGCGTCCCGGCCTGCTCTTCTGCGCCTGCAACGCGTCGAAGGTGAGCGCGGTGGAGCTGGACCGCGCGCTCGCCCGCGGAGCGGCCGACGCCGGTCGAGACCTCGTCGCCGTGGAGCGCGTCGGGCAGCCTCCCGACTTCCCCTCGGTCTCCGGTTTCCCCGAGAGCAACTACCTGAAGATCGTCGTGGGCTGGGCCGCGTAG
- a CDS encoding DUF58 domain-containing protein, with translation MRRRAKATGTASVTRSELFNEEFLKKLEYLHIVSRKLFSGLNRAERRTRKVGSGVEFADYRDYAAGDDFRYLDWNVYGRMDRLLLRLFEEEEDLHIYFLLDTSDSTQLGQPPKLHYGMQIAAALAYVGLANLDRVSVVTFADGLRDRLAPARGKGRIFKVFEFFRNVEPGGQTRLAASLRAFVHQNKRRGLAVLISDFYDPAGYEEGLNLLRHNRFEPLVIHLHDPREARPSLVGDLQLIDCETGEVRELTVSPRLLKAYAAEYERYCAELQEHCTKKQIPFFRADTQLPFDDLVLRIFRRGGFLK, from the coding sequence TTGCGCCGTCGCGCAAAGGCGACGGGGACCGCCTCCGTCACGCGCAGCGAACTCTTCAACGAGGAGTTCCTGAAGAAGCTGGAGTACCTCCACATCGTCTCGCGGAAGCTCTTCTCGGGGCTGAATCGCGCCGAGCGCCGCACGCGCAAGGTCGGATCGGGCGTCGAGTTCGCGGACTACCGTGACTACGCCGCGGGCGACGACTTCCGCTACCTCGACTGGAACGTCTACGGCCGGATGGATCGCCTCCTCCTGCGCCTCTTCGAGGAGGAGGAGGACCTGCACATCTACTTCCTCCTCGACACGAGCGATTCGACCCAGCTCGGTCAGCCGCCGAAGCTCCACTACGGCATGCAGATCGCCGCCGCGCTGGCGTACGTGGGCCTCGCAAACCTGGACCGCGTCAGCGTCGTCACCTTCGCCGACGGCCTCCGTGACCGCCTCGCCCCCGCCCGCGGCAAGGGACGCATCTTCAAGGTCTTCGAGTTCTTCCGGAACGTCGAGCCCGGAGGCCAGACGCGCCTCGCGGCCAGCCTGCGCGCCTTCGTGCACCAGAACAAGCGGCGCGGCCTCGCGGTCCTCATCTCGGACTTCTACGACCCGGCGGGGTACGAGGAGGGGCTGAACCTGCTGCGCCACAACCGCTTCGAACCGCTCGTGATCCACCTTCACGACCCGCGCGAGGCGCGGCCCTCTCTCGTCGGAGACCTCCAGCTCATCGACTGCGAGACGGGCGAGGTTCGCGAGCTCACCGTCTCCCCGCGCCTCCTCAAGGCCTACGCGGCCGAATACGAGCGCTACTGCGCCGAGCTCCAGGAGCACTGCACCAAGAAGCAGATTCCCTTCTTTCGCGCCGACACCCAGCTCCCCTTCGACGACCTCGTCCTGCGCATCTTCCGCCGTGGGGGCTTCCTCAAGTGA
- a CDS encoding type IV pilus twitching motility protein PilT: MANLHQLLKAMIDKGASDLHITTGSPPQLRIDGSLVPLRMPPLTPVDTKQLCYSILTDAQKVRFEEDLELDLSFGVKNLARFRSNIFMQRGAVAGAFRTIPFKILSFNELGIPPIVGELCKKPRGLVLVTGPTGSGKSTTLASMVDKINSERREHIITIEDPIEYLHPHKGCVVNQREVGSDTKSFKRALKYILRQDPDVVLVGEMRDLETIEAALTVAETGHLAFATLHTNSCVQTMNRIIDVFPPYQQSQVRAQLSFVLEGVISQTLIPKGTGQGRVLGVEIMVPNQAIRNLIREDKIHQIYSQMQIGQAKHQMQTMNQSLCALYLRRLITVEEALGRSSDPDELQTMIANAAKASPGGGGAGQQPPVRR, encoded by the coding sequence ATGGCGAACCTGCACCAGCTACTCAAGGCGATGATCGACAAGGGGGCGTCGGACCTCCACATCACCACGGGCTCCCCCCCGCAGCTGCGGATCGACGGCAGCCTCGTGCCGCTCCGCATGCCCCCGCTCACTCCGGTGGACACGAAGCAGCTCTGCTACAGCATCCTGACGGACGCGCAGAAGGTGCGTTTCGAGGAGGATCTGGAGCTCGACCTCTCCTTCGGCGTGAAAAACCTCGCCCGCTTCCGCTCGAACATCTTCATGCAGCGCGGCGCGGTCGCCGGGGCGTTCCGTACCATCCCCTTCAAGATCCTGTCCTTCAACGAACTCGGCATCCCGCCCATCGTTGGGGAGCTCTGCAAGAAGCCGCGCGGCCTCGTGCTGGTCACGGGCCCCACGGGGTCGGGCAAGTCCACCACCCTGGCCTCCATGGTCGACAAGATCAACAGCGAGCGCCGCGAACACATCATCACGATCGAGGATCCCATCGAGTACCTGCACCCGCACAAGGGTTGCGTCGTGAACCAGCGCGAGGTCGGCTCGGACACGAAGAGCTTCAAGCGGGCGCTCAAGTACATCCTGCGCCAGGATCCGGACGTGGTTCTCGTCGGTGAGATGCGAGACCTCGAGACGATCGAGGCCGCGCTGACCGTCGCCGAGACGGGCCACCTGGCCTTCGCCACGCTGCACACGAACTCCTGCGTGCAGACCATGAACCGCATCATCGACGTCTTCCCCCCGTACCAGCAGTCGCAGGTCCGCGCGCAGCTCAGCTTCGTGCTCGAGGGCGTCATCTCGCAGACGCTGATCCCGAAAGGCACCGGCCAGGGACGGGTGCTCGGCGTCGAGATCATGGTCCCCAACCAGGCGATCCGGAACCTGATCCGCGAGGACAAGATCCACCAGATCTACTCGCAGATGCAAATCGGGCAGGCCAAGCACCAGATGCAGACCATGAACCAGTCGCTCTGCGCGCTCTACCTCCGGCGGCTCATCACCGTCGAAGAGGCCCTCGGACGCAGCTCCGACCCGGACGAGCTCCAGACCATGATCGCGAACGCCGCGAAGGCCTCTCCCGGCGGTGGTGGCGCGGGACAGCAGCCGCCGGTGCGAAGGTAG